The following coding sequences lie in one Deltaproteobacteria bacterium genomic window:
- a CDS encoding saccharopine dehydrogenase NADP-binding domain-containing protein, which yields MKQVIILGCGMVGSTMALDLAADPALQVTVADVRPMALAALSARAKVKTIQTDLSDPAAIIALVRPFDLVIGALSSSMGLATLRAVIDAGKPYVDISFMADDALTLSPAAAAAGVVAVVDCGIAPGMSNMMAGYAASVLQPCTRLDIMVGGVPELRRWPFDYKVAFAPSDVIEEYVRPARMVEHGQIAVHPALSGVELVDIPGVGTLEAFNTDGLRSLVTTLAIPDMSEKTMRWPGHAQLMRVLQASGFFSDEPIVVGGKSVIPREVTSALLFPHWTYAPGEVDLTVLRVVATGTKEGMRVRMIWELVDRADTTSGCSSMSRTTGLPATIVARLLLAGRFTTPGVHAPEVLGAVPGLLDAVLAGLAERGIHFSSRLEPA from the coding sequence ATGAAGCAAGTGATCATTCTCGGCTGCGGCATGGTCGGCAGCACCATGGCACTCGATCTCGCGGCCGATCCGGCGCTGCAGGTGACGGTCGCCGACGTGCGCCCGATGGCCCTCGCGGCACTGTCGGCCCGCGCGAAGGTGAAGACCATCCAGACCGACCTCTCCGACCCCGCGGCCATCATCGCGCTGGTGCGACCGTTCGATCTGGTGATCGGCGCGCTGTCGTCCTCGATGGGGCTCGCGACCCTGCGCGCGGTGATCGACGCCGGCAAGCCCTACGTGGACATCAGCTTCATGGCCGACGATGCGCTGACGCTGTCGCCGGCCGCCGCAGCTGCGGGTGTGGTCGCGGTGGTCGACTGTGGCATCGCCCCCGGCATGAGCAACATGATGGCCGGCTACGCGGCGTCGGTGCTGCAGCCGTGCACGCGCCTCGACATCATGGTCGGCGGCGTGCCCGAGCTGCGGCGGTGGCCGTTCGACTACAAGGTCGCGTTCGCACCCTCGGACGTCATCGAGGAGTACGTGCGACCGGCTCGCATGGTCGAGCACGGACAGATCGCCGTGCATCCGGCGCTGTCGGGCGTGGAGCTGGTCGACATCCCCGGCGTCGGCACGCTGGAGGCGTTCAACACCGACGGTCTGCGCTCGCTGGTGACGACGCTGGCGATCCCCGACATGAGCGAGAAGACCATGCGCTGGCCCGGACACGCGCAGCTGATGCGGGTGCTGCAGGCCAGCGGCTTCTTCTCGGACGAACCGATCGTGGTCGGCGGGAAGTCCGTGATCCCACGCGAGGTGACCTCCGCGCTGCTGTTCCCGCACTGGACCTACGCCCCCGGCGAGGTCGACCTCACCGTGCTGCGCGTGGTCGCGACCGGCACGAAGGAGGGCATGCGCGTGCGCATGATCTGGGAGCTCGTCGATCGGGCCGACACGACCTCGGGCTGCAGCAGCATGTCGCGCACCACCGGCCTGCCCGCGACGATCGTGGCGCGGCTGTTGCTGGCCGGTCGGTTCACGACCCCCGGCGTGCACGCGCCCGAGGTGCTCGGTGCGGTGCCGGGGCTGCTCGACGCGGTGCTCGCGGGGCTGGCCGAGCGCGGCATCCACTTCAGCTCGCGGCTCGAGCCGGCGTAG
- a CDS encoding thioesterase family protein gives MSTPASFFVRDGEQFIATELTRGPWHPQLQHGGPPAALLTAAIEAFEPEPQQHVVARLTFEFLRPVPIASLRVTTELVRAGRSAQRIDAHLLHDGNEVLRAHALRIRRNPVALPSPRCPRRPAPRGPAGLEPFVFPFFRERVGYQTAVEVRIAKGVWGKGPTAAWMRLRAPLVADQATSPLSALVAVADAGNGVCPVLDPREWSFVNPDMTIHLDRAPCGEWFALDARATVDAGGIGLGQSELSDRDGEIGRALQSLAVEPRAH, from the coding sequence GTGTCGACGCCGGCGTCCTTCTTCGTCCGCGACGGTGAGCAGTTCATCGCGACCGAGCTCACCCGTGGCCCCTGGCATCCGCAATTGCAGCACGGCGGGCCGCCGGCGGCGCTGTTGACCGCGGCCATCGAGGCCTTCGAGCCCGAGCCGCAGCAGCACGTGGTGGCGCGGCTGACGTTCGAGTTCCTGCGTCCGGTGCCGATCGCGAGCCTGCGCGTGACGACCGAGCTGGTGCGGGCGGGTCGATCGGCGCAGCGCATCGATGCACACCTCCTGCACGACGGCAACGAGGTCCTGCGCGCGCACGCGCTGCGGATCCGTCGCAACCCGGTCGCGCTGCCGTCGCCTCGTTGCCCGCGGCGGCCCGCGCCCCGCGGACCTGCCGGGCTCGAGCCGTTCGTGTTCCCGTTCTTCCGCGAGCGCGTCGGGTATCAGACCGCCGTCGAGGTCCGCATCGCCAAGGGTGTATGGGGCAAGGGACCGACGGCCGCGTGGATGCGACTGCGGGCGCCGCTGGTCGCCGACCAAGCGACCTCGCCGCTGTCGGCCCTCGTCGCGGTCGCCGACGCCGGCAACGGCGTGTGCCCGGTGCTCGACCCGCGCGAGTGGAGCTTCGTCAACCCGGACATGACGATTCATCTCGATCGCGCGCCCTGCGGCGAGTGGTTTGCCCTCGATGCGCGTGCGACCGTGGATGCCGGTGGCATCGGCCTCGGGCAGAGCGAGCTGTCCGATCGCGACGGTGAGATCGGCCGCGCGCTGCAGAGCCTGGCCGTCGAGCCGCGCGCGCACTAA
- a CDS encoding 5-(carboxyamino)imidazole ribonucleotide synthase — MSTATGTSDRRRILPGARVGVLGSGQLGRMLAIAARQMGYRVHTFSPERGTPTGQVADREIVAPYDDLDAVRAFAREVEIVTFEFENIAHAAALAAAECAPVRPHGAVLHTTQHRLREKTFLTGIGVPVAPFEAVHSAAELSAALSRIGCPAVLKSAGWGYDGKGQVRIDDPARADEAWQRVGADEAVLEGFVEFECELSLVVARGLDGTVDDWGLVANEHRDHVLDVSTAPAGVASATLARAREIARAIVESLDVVGVLCVEFFAKSGGELLVNELAPRPHNSGHFTIDAAVTSQFEQQLRAVCGLPLGSCALLRPAAMANLLGDVWQHGEPNWAGALAQPQVKLHLYGKGEARAGRKMGHLTALADSPAAARSTVLAARDALRPTPRG; from the coding sequence GTGAGCACGGCGACGGGCACCTCGGATCGACGTCGGATCCTGCCCGGTGCGCGCGTCGGCGTGCTCGGCTCGGGTCAGCTCGGACGCATGCTCGCGATCGCGGCACGACAGATGGGCTACCGCGTGCACACCTTCAGTCCCGAGCGCGGCACGCCTACCGGGCAGGTCGCCGATCGCGAGATCGTCGCGCCCTACGACGACCTCGACGCGGTGCGGGCGTTCGCACGCGAGGTCGAGATCGTCACCTTCGAGTTCGAGAACATCGCCCACGCCGCCGCGCTCGCGGCGGCCGAGTGCGCGCCGGTACGCCCCCACGGCGCGGTGCTCCACACCACGCAGCATCGCCTGCGCGAGAAGACGTTCCTCACCGGCATCGGCGTGCCGGTGGCGCCCTTCGAGGCGGTGCACTCGGCGGCCGAGCTGAGCGCGGCGCTGTCCCGCATCGGCTGCCCTGCGGTGCTCAAGTCTGCCGGCTGGGGCTACGACGGCAAGGGCCAGGTCCGCATCGACGATCCCGCGCGGGCCGACGAGGCATGGCAGCGCGTGGGCGCCGACGAAGCGGTGCTCGAGGGCTTCGTCGAGTTCGAGTGCGAGCTCTCGCTGGTGGTCGCCCGCGGCCTCGACGGCACCGTCGACGACTGGGGCTTGGTCGCCAACGAGCACCGCGACCACGTGCTCGACGTCTCGACAGCACCGGCTGGGGTCGCGAGCGCGACGCTGGCGCGCGCCCGGGAGATCGCGCGGGCGATCGTCGAGTCGCTCGACGTGGTCGGGGTGTTGTGCGTGGAGTTCTTCGCGAAGTCGGGCGGCGAGCTGCTCGTCAACGAGCTCGCACCGCGGCCTCACAACTCTGGACACTTCACGATCGACGCCGCGGTGACGAGTCAGTTCGAGCAGCAGCTCCGCGCGGTGTGTGGCCTGCCGCTGGGTTCGTGCGCGTTGTTGCGACCGGCGGCGATGGCCAACCTGCTCGGCGACGTGTGGCAACACGGTGAGCCGAACTGGGCCGGCGCGCTCGCGCAGCCGCAGGTGAAGCTGCACCTGTACGGCAAGGGCGAGGCGCGAGCGGGTCGCAAGATGGGCCACCTCACCGCGCTCGCCGACAGCCCGGCGGCCGCCCGCAGCACCGTGCTCGCGGCCCGAGACGCGCTGCGCCCGACACCTCGCGGCTGA
- a CDS encoding amidohydrolase family protein codes for MTRATLWALTLVACSHTSPANTTAATSTGSETSAPGATGSGSDDARGSSGAYDGGSSGIVPGADDGLGADFVVRGGTVLGAGRVDMRVRDGRIVELGALMPDDDEGVLDASDRFVVPSFIDSHVHLAYAFDAPTLARGGLAGAVDLAAPIDFLAQSHAPLQLRATGPMITAVDGYPTQGWGAGGFGLEVADADAARAAVDRLAAAGVAAIKLPIGEAPSLDDAAITAVVDRAHALGLPVVAHALADADAARAAALGVDILAHTPVEALAERTVQAWAGRTVITTLVAFGGRRSTIDNLRRLREAGVSVLYGTDLGNTGPPAIDADELDLMIAAGLDGAAILDAGARTPAATWHFDGLGSLTAGARASFLVVARDPEVDPRVLAEPDVVVLDGVVQMPLPTAGDGLAG; via the coding sequence GTGACGCGAGCGACGCTCTGGGCCCTCACCTTGGTGGCGTGCAGCCACACGTCGCCGGCCAACACCACGGCGGCGACCTCGACCGGAAGCGAGACGAGCGCACCTGGTGCGACCGGCAGTGGTTCGGACGACGCGCGCGGGAGCTCGGGTGCGTACGACGGGGGCTCGAGTGGGATCGTTCCCGGCGCCGACGACGGGCTCGGTGCCGATTTCGTGGTGCGCGGCGGCACCGTGCTGGGGGCCGGCCGTGTCGACATGCGCGTGCGGGACGGTCGCATCGTCGAGCTCGGCGCGCTCATGCCCGACGATGACGAAGGCGTGCTCGATGCCAGCGATCGCTTCGTGGTGCCGTCGTTCATCGACAGCCACGTGCACCTGGCGTATGCCTTCGATGCGCCGACGCTCGCGCGCGGCGGTCTCGCGGGCGCGGTCGACCTCGCGGCGCCGATCGATTTCCTCGCGCAGTCGCATGCGCCGCTGCAGCTGCGCGCGACGGGTCCGATGATCACGGCGGTCGATGGCTACCCCACGCAGGGCTGGGGCGCCGGCGGGTTCGGACTCGAGGTCGCGGACGCAGACGCCGCCCGGGCCGCCGTCGATCGCCTGGCGGCCGCGGGCGTGGCCGCGATCAAGCTGCCCATCGGCGAGGCGCCGAGCCTCGACGACGCGGCCATCACCGCGGTGGTGGATCGTGCCCACGCGCTGGGCCTACCGGTGGTCGCCCACGCGCTGGCCGACGCCGACGCGGCGCGGGCCGCTGCGCTCGGCGTCGACATCCTCGCCCACACGCCGGTGGAGGCCCTCGCCGAGCGCACCGTGCAGGCGTGGGCGGGACGCACCGTGATCACGACCCTGGTCGCCTTCGGCGGACGGCGGTCGACCATCGACAACCTCCGGCGGCTGCGCGAGGCCGGCGTGAGCGTGCTCTACGGCACCGACCTCGGCAACACTGGTCCGCCGGCGATCGACGCCGACGAGCTCGATCTCATGATCGCCGCGGGTCTCGACGGCGCGGCGATCCTCGACGCCGGCGCGCGCACGCCGGCGGCGACGTGGCACTTCGACGGGCTCGGCAGCCTCACCGCTGGTGCGCGCGCGAGCTTCCTCGTGGTCGCACGGGATCCCGAGGTGGATCCGCGCGTGCTCGCCGAGCCCGATGTGGTCGTGCTCGACGGCGTGGTGCAGATGCCGCTGCCCACCGCCGGCGACGGCCTCGCGGGCTGA
- the purE gene encoding 5-(carboxyamino)imidazole ribonucleotide mutase, protein MDAREAPLVGIVMGSKSDWETMSGAADTLTKFGVAHECRVVSAHRTPAWMSQYAAEAAARGLQVIIAGAGGAAHLPGMIAAQTVLPVLGVPVRSQALSGMDSLLSIVQMPRGVPVGTLAIGGAGAVNAALLAISILALQRPHLSQALANYRDEQTREVLAQELP, encoded by the coding sequence ATGGATGCGCGCGAAGCCCCCTTGGTGGGCATCGTCATGGGCAGCAAGTCCGACTGGGAGACCATGTCGGGCGCCGCCGACACGCTCACGAAGTTCGGTGTCGCGCACGAGTGCCGCGTGGTCTCGGCCCACCGGACCCCGGCGTGGATGTCCCAGTACGCCGCCGAGGCGGCCGCGCGGGGTCTGCAGGTGATCATCGCGGGCGCGGGCGGGGCGGCGCACCTGCCGGGGATGATCGCCGCACAGACGGTGCTGCCCGTGCTCGGCGTGCCGGTGCGCAGCCAGGCGCTGTCGGGCATGGACTCGCTGCTGTCGATCGTGCAGATGCCCCGCGGCGTGCCGGTCGGAACGCTCGCCATCGGCGGGGCCGGAGCGGTCAACGCCGCACTGCTGGCGATCTCGATCCTCGCACTGCAGCGGCCGCATCTGTCCCAGGCACTCGCGAACTACCGCGACGAGCAGACCCGTGAGGTGCTCGCCCAGGAGCTGCCGTGA